A section of the Thunnus albacares chromosome 6, fThuAlb1.1, whole genome shotgun sequence genome encodes:
- the LOC122983767 gene encoding AP-2 complex subunit mu-B-like, with protein MIGGLFIYNHKGEVLISRVYRDDIGRNAVDAFRVNVIHARQQVRSPVTNIARTSFFHVKRSNIWLAAVTKQNVNAAMVFEFLYKMCDVMTAYFGKISEENVKNNFVLIYELLDEILDFGYPQNSETGALKTFITQQGIKSQHHSKEEQSQITSQVTGQIGWRREGIKYRRNELFLDVLESVNLLMSPQGQVLSAHVSGRVVMKSYLSGMPECKFGMNDKIVIDKQGKGGSSEEAGKSGKQSIAIDDCTFHQCVRLSKFDSERSISFIPPDGDYELMRYRTTKDIILPFRVIPLVREVGRTKLEVKVVIKSNFKSSLLAQKIEVRVPTPLNTSGVQLICMKGKAKYKASENAIVWKIKRMAGMKESQISAEIELLPTNDKKKWARPPISMNFEVPFAPSGLKVRYLKVFEPKLNYSDHDVIKWVRYIGRSGIYETRC; from the exons GAGAAATGCGGTGGACGCGTTCCGGGTCAACGTCATCCACGCCCGGCAGCAGGTCCGCTCGCCGGTCACCAACATCGCCCGAACCAGCTTCTTCCACGTCAAACGCTCCAACATCTGGCTGGCCGCCGTCACCAAGCAGAACGTCAACGCCGCCATGGTGTTCGAGTTCCTCTATAAGATGTGCGACGTCATGACCGCCTACTTCGGCAAGATCAGCGAGGAGAACGTCAAGAACAACTTCGTCCTCATCTACGAGCTGCTGGACG AGATTCTGGACTTCGGTTACCCTCAAAACTCAGAGACCGGAGCTCTGAAAACCTTCATCACCCAACAAGGCATCAAGAGTCAG CATCAT TCCAAAGAGGAGCAGTCTCAGATCACCAGTCAGGTGACGGGTCAGATCGgttggaggagagagggaatCAAATACAGACGTAACGAACTCTTCCTGGACGTGCTGGAGAGCGTCAACCTGCTGATGTCACCACAAG gtcagGTGCTCAGTGCTCACGTGTCCGGCCGGGTGGTGATGAAGAGTTACCTGAGCGGGATGCCTGAGTGCAAGTTCGGGATGAACGACAAGATCGTCATCGACAAGCAGGGGAAGGGAGGGAGCTCTGAGGAAGCCGgcaagag TGGGAAACAGTCGATAGCGATCGATGACTGCACCTTCCACCAGTGTGTTCGTCTCAGCAAGTTCGACTCGGAGCGCAGCATCAGCTTCATCCCGCCCGACGGAGATTATGAGCTcatgag ataTCGAACCACCAAAGACATCATCCTGCCCTTCAGAGTCATTCCTCTGGTCAGAGAAGTCGGTCGCACCAAACTGGAGGTCAAAGTCGTCATCAAGTCCAACTTCAAGTCATCGCTGTTGGCCCAGAAGATCGAG gtTCGTGTGCCGACCCCCCTCAACACCAGCGGGGTTCAACTCATCTGTATGAAGGGAAAAGCCAAATATAAAGCCAGCGAGAACGCCATCGTCTGGAA GATTAAGAGGATGGCGGGGATGAAGGAGTCTCAGATCAGCGCAGAGATCGAGCTGCTGCCCACCAACGACAAGAAGAAGTGGGCTCGACCCCCCATCTCCATGAACTTTGAG gtTCCCTTCGCTCCGTCGGGGTTGAAGGTTCGATATCTGAAGGTCTTCGAGCCGAAGTTGAACTACAGCgatcatgatgtcatcaaatgggTTCGTTACATCGGTCGCAGCGGCATCTACGAGACTCGCTGCTGA